The following proteins come from a genomic window of Populus nigra chromosome 6, ddPopNigr1.1, whole genome shotgun sequence:
- the LOC133696860 gene encoding rust resistance kinase Lr10-like yields MIRRQESPVPSTTLFSVLIFILSTEVEARFIPHVCSRSSCGDIEIIDYPFRLKTDPPGCGETVFQLSCENNKTILEFHSGKYYVKQISYDDNRLRVVDFNLASGSCSLPYKSVSVDEVIDDHHYRLVSTTYTSFIKCSSNLSDQAYRLLPCLSGNGSSFYVSYDNYIISNLQGPCSFISRVPTVYQTVLFPSFDSILQLMQTGFDLEWSIECWDSSFSYDCYKSGNYLPPWFAAFSMTWNVLSAIYLVGRFILAPIGIFGFLIHKYMTTKKAIDNEQRFLRRQQHSMPRRYSYSDIIAITNNFENKLGQGGFGTVYKGQLRDGFSVAVKMLDNPKCNDEDFINEVSIIGRIHQVNIVWLMGFCSEGCHRALVYEYMANGSLDKLLFSREAERHLVGWEKLLQIALGTAKGIEHLHGGCNVCILHSDIKPHNVLLDNNFIPKVSDFGLSKFYPEEKDFVSISTTRGTIGYIAPEMISRNLGAVSYKSDVYSFGMLLLEMAGRRRNSNSKGNCSSEVYFPSWVYDHLIERADLQLENVTEIEAAIPRKLCLVGLWCIQKAASDRPSMTKVVEMLEANVDDLQLPPNALSFPQSISKETQSDSSTELLISDTVEQSL; encoded by the exons ATGATCAGAAGGCAAGAATCACCGGTACCCTCAACTACCCTGTTTTCTGTGCTAATCTTTATACTCTCAACTGAAGTTGAAGCAAGATTCATCCCACATGTTTGCTCCCGTTCTTCATGTGGAGACATCGAAATCATCGACTACCCCTTTCGCCTAAAGACCGATCCACCTGGCTGTGGTGAAACagtttttcaactttcttgCGAGAACAACAAGACCATATTAGAATTCCACTCAGGGAAGTATTATGTTAAGCAAATTTCCTACGATGATAATAGACTCCGCGTTGTTGATTTTAACTTAGCTAGTGGTAGCTGCAGCCTTCCTTACAAATCAGTGTCGGTTGATGAGGTTATAGATGATCATCACTATAGATTAGTCTCTACCACTTACACAAGTTTTATCAAGTGTTCAAGTAATTTGAGTGATCAAGCTTATAGACTTCTTCCTTGTTTGAGTGGAAACGGGTCTAGTTTTTATGTTAGTTATGATAACTACATAATTTCTAATCTCCAAGGACCTTGCTCGTTCATTTCAAGAGTTCCTACAGTTTATCAGACTGTCTTGTTTCCTTCCTTTGACAGTATCTTGCAATTGATGCAAACAGGGTTTGATCTTGAATGGTCTATTGAGTGCTGGGATTCATCATTTAGCTATGATTGTTACAAATCAG GTAATTATCTCCCCCCTTGGTTTGCAGCTTTCTCGATGACTTGGAACGTTTTGTCAG CAATATATCTAGTTGGAAGATTCATCCTCGCTCCGATAGGTATATTTGGATTCCTTATCCACAAGTACATGACAACAAAGAAGGCGATTGACAACGAGCAGAGATTTCTGCGCCGTCAGCAACACTCGATGCCAAGGAGGTACTCTTACTCTGACATTATTGCAATTACAAACAACTTCGAAAATAAATTAGGCCAAGGTGGATTTGGGACTGTATATAAAGGACAACTTCGTGATGGGTTTTCAGTTGCTGTTAAAATGCTTGACAATCCCAAATGCAACGATGAAGACTTCATTAATGAAGTCTCCATAATTGGTAGAATTCATCAAGTCAATATAGTATGGCTGATGGGATTTTGTTCTGAGGGGTGTCACCGAGCTCTTGTCTATGAATACATGGCTAATGGATCTCTTGATAagcttttattttcaagagaagCCGAACGTCATCTAGTTGGCTGGGAGAAACTCCTTCAAATAGCCTTAGGGACAGCTAAAGGGATTGAGCATCTTCATGGGGGATGCAATGTATGTATTCTTCATTCAGATATTAAGCCTCATAATGTCCTGCTAGATAATAATTTCATCCCAAAAGTTTCAGATTTTGGCCTCTCAAAATTTTATCCCGAGGAAAAGGATTTTGTGTCCATTAGTACTACCAGAGGAACTATAGGGTACATTGCTCCTGAAATGATTTCGAGGAACCTTGGAGCTGTTTCTTACAAATCAGATGTCTATAGTTTTGGGATGTTATTATTGGAAATggctggaagaagaaggaacTCTAATTCAAAGGGAAATTGTTCAAGTGAAGTATATTTCCCGTCATGGGTTTATGACCATCTGATTGAGAGGGCAGATTTACAGCTTGAAAATGTTACTGAAATTGAGGCTGCTATACCAAGAAAGCTTTGTTTGGTTGGGTTGTGGTGCATCCAAAAGGCAGCATCAGATCGTCCATCAATGACCAAAGTTGTGGAAATGCTTGAAGCCAATGTCGATGATCTGCAATTACCTCCTAATGCCTTGTCATTTCCTCAATCTATTTCCAAAGAAACTCAATCAGATTCTTCAACAGAATTGCTAATATCTGACACAGTGGAACAAAGCTTGTAG
- the LOC133698047 gene encoding alpha-galactosidase-like: MVSSGIAALGYKYINLDDCWAELKRDSKGNLVPKKSIFPSGMKALADYVHSKGLKIGIYGDAGTLTCAKTMPGSLGYEEQDAKTFASWGIDYLKYDNCHNNGVSPQERYSKMSKALLSTGRPIFFSLCEWGQDNPATWAAGIGNSWRTTGDIKDTWDSMTSRADQNDDWASYAGPGGWNDPDMLEVGNGGMSTEEYRCHFSIWALMKAPLLLGCDIRSMDNDTFELLSNKEVIAVNQDKLGLQGKKVKKTGDLEVWAGPLSGKRIAAVLWNRGSSRASITADFKDIGLKSSAVVNARDLWAHSTMTSVRHQLTVTAESHACKMFVFTPQ; the protein is encoded by the exons ATGGTTTCGAGTGGAATAGCAGCTCTTGGATACAAGTATATTAATCTAG ATGATTGTTGGGCAGAACTGAAAAGAGATTCCAAG GGGAACTTAGTGCCAAAGAAGTCTATTTTTCCGTCTGGTATGAAGGCTCTAGCAGATTATGTCCACAGCAAAGGGCTAAAGATCGGAATTTATGGCGATGCTGG GACCCTGACTTGTGCCAAGACTATGCCAGGATCACTTGGTTACGAGGAACAGGATGCGAAAACCTTCGCTTCAtgg GGAATTGATTATCTGAAATATGATAATTGTCATAATAATGGGGTAAGCCCGCAAGAAAG GTATTCAAAGATGAGCAAGGCACTATTAAGCACAGGCCGACctatcttcttctctctttgtgAATG GGGTCAGGACAATCCAGCAACCTGGGCAGCTGGAATTGGAAATAGTTGGAGGACGACTGGAGACATCAAAGATACGTGGGATAG CATGACATCCCGTGCTGATCAAAATGATGATTGGGCATCTTATGCTGGACCTGGTGGATGGAATG ACCCAGACATGCTTGAGGTGGGCAATGGGGGCATGTCAACCGAAGAATACCGCTGTCACTTTAGTATTTGGGCTTTGATGAAg GCCCCTCTTCTTCTTGGGTGCGATATCCGCTCCATGGACAACGACACGTTTGAGTTGCTAAGCAATAAAGAGGTTATTGCAGTTAATCAGG ATAAGCTTGGACTCCAAGGAAAGAAAGTAAAGAAAACTGGAGATTTGGAG GTATGGGCTGGTCCTTTAAGTGGGAAGAGGATAGCAGCGGTCTTGTGGAACAGAGGATCATCAAGGGCTTCTATAACTGCAGATTTCAAGGACATTGGACTCAAATCATCAGCAGTAGTCAATGCTCGAGACCTCTGGGCG CATTCAACAATGACTTCAGTCCGGCATCAACTTACAGTAACTGCTGAATCCCACGCATGCAAAATGTTCGTCTTCACACCACAGTAG